From the genome of Leptospira saintgironsiae, one region includes:
- a CDS encoding YggS family pyridoxal phosphate-dependent enzyme: MGVSENYRSIVQELESLKPEGTPTLIAVSKFQPKEKVQEAISGGVIHFGENRVQEGIEKFSDLGKPEKDFILHHIGPVQSSHIRKYSGLYSFVHGVGSQKILEELKKRMDQDRWKIRYFLQVNLTHEDSKSGFSKEDIMELLLKKETLSSEFCVLEGFMTMGPSSGDLEETRKVFREISDIRKEFLPQGKLSMGMSGDYKIALEEGSDYLRIGTAIFGERT; this comes from the coding sequence GTGGGTGTTTCTGAGAATTATAGATCTATAGTACAAGAACTGGAGTCCTTGAAACCTGAAGGAACTCCAACACTCATCGCAGTTTCCAAATTCCAACCCAAAGAAAAAGTCCAAGAAGCAATTTCAGGCGGAGTGATCCATTTTGGAGAAAATAGGGTCCAAGAAGGGATAGAAAAATTTTCCGACTTGGGAAAACCGGAAAAAGATTTTATACTACATCATATAGGTCCTGTTCAATCTTCTCATATTAGAAAATACTCAGGTCTATATTCATTTGTGCATGGAGTAGGTTCCCAAAAGATCCTGGAAGAATTGAAAAAAAGAATGGATCAGGATCGCTGGAAGATACGTTACTTCCTACAAGTCAATCTAACTCACGAAGATTCAAAATCAGGATTTTCTAAAGAAGATATTATGGAACTTCTACTCAAAAAAGAAACTCTCAGTTCAGAGTTTTGTGTATTAGAAGGTTTTATGACCATGGGCCCAAGCTCAGGAGATCTTGAAGAAACCCGCAAAGTGTTTAGAGAGATCTCTGATATACGAAAAGAATTTTTACCCCAAGGAAAATTATCCATGGGAATGTCAGGCGATTACAAAATTGCATTGGAAGAAGGTAGTGATTATCTTAGGATTGGGACCGCAATATTCGGAGAAAGAACATGA
- the proC gene encoding pyrroline-5-carboxylate reductase produces MKYNKIGIVGCGNMGGAIYRSLQSRKIDVIGFDPYLDPKKAEGMILESDWSNFQKKADLIILAVKPAEVSKTLRSLEAPKAILSVAAGIDTKILSSSAPSGSKVVRIMPNLPILVGKGALGYYGDKELYESLKEIFSPISYCLELSKEELVDAVTGLSGSGPAYVLRFIQSLAEGGVASGLTYSQALELSIQTVIGGAELLAKELEKNPDTHPEVLKNKVTSPGGTTIAGLEELEKNKFPFAIISAVKRATERSKELGN; encoded by the coding sequence ATGAAATATAATAAAATTGGTATCGTAGGCTGCGGGAATATGGGAGGAGCGATCTACCGTTCTCTCCAATCCAGAAAAATAGATGTGATCGGTTTCGATCCTTATCTTGATCCAAAAAAGGCAGAAGGAATGATCTTGGAATCTGATTGGTCCAACTTCCAGAAGAAAGCGGACCTTATTATCTTAGCAGTAAAACCTGCTGAGGTCTCTAAAACGCTTAGATCCTTAGAGGCTCCCAAAGCGATCCTATCTGTTGCTGCCGGAATTGATACGAAGATACTTTCTTCTTCTGCGCCTTCTGGATCTAAGGTGGTCCGTATTATGCCGAATCTTCCTATTCTTGTAGGAAAGGGCGCTTTGGGCTATTATGGAGATAAGGAATTATATGAAAGTTTGAAAGAGATATTCTCACCTATCTCTTATTGTTTAGAACTTTCCAAAGAAGAACTAGTGGATGCTGTAACTGGACTCTCTGGTTCGGGGCCTGCATACGTACTTAGGTTTATACAAAGTTTGGCAGAAGGTGGAGTTGCCTCTGGTTTGACATACTCTCAAGCATTAGAACTCTCCATACAAACTGTGATAGGCGGCGCTGAATTACTTGCAAAAGAATTGGAAAAGAATCCTGATACTCATCCGGAAGTTTTGAAAAACAAAGTAACTTCTCCAGGCGGAACAACCATTGCAGGTTTAGAAGAGTTGGAGAAGAATAAGTTCCCGTTTGCTATTATCTCTGCAGTGAAAAGAGCAACAGAACGTTCTAAAGAGTTAGGAAACTAA
- a CDS encoding sensor domain-containing diguanylate cyclase: protein MIGKDNDPLMIEYYEKKIYDQKQLLEISKALNSTLDYKYLIDAILNICLAQLQTLSAAIFLAPEADSNYFELEPSFKGFDLAEDDAGFKIKTDAPLVTFLETKLKAMTPDQVEESMGLSPELEFLRRIGGDLIIPLNAKGKVNGLLLLGEKITMGEWMEEDRDFLTTLSTLAGIAVENSRLYELATVDMMTGLKVHHYFQTKLKEEMERCRKKRTNLALLFTDVDNFKKFNDTHGHQAGDQVLIEVAARLIQCAGKHDIAARYGGEEFCLVMPGADLKRGFEMGERLRKAVETASIPNPNGGPDFQVTLSIGVSEFWTSDRNNKDLIERADKALYEAKHSGKNKTISFQIPVQN from the coding sequence TTGATCGGAAAAGACAATGATCCATTGATGATCGAATATTATGAGAAGAAGATCTATGATCAGAAACAACTTCTCGAGATCAGTAAGGCTCTTAATTCCACACTGGATTATAAGTATCTAATTGATGCTATTTTAAATATTTGTTTAGCTCAACTTCAAACTTTGAGCGCGGCTATCTTTTTAGCTCCAGAAGCTGACTCTAATTATTTTGAATTGGAGCCGAGCTTTAAAGGATTCGATCTTGCAGAAGATGATGCAGGGTTTAAGATCAAAACAGATGCACCTTTAGTTACTTTTTTAGAGACCAAACTTAAGGCTATGACTCCTGATCAAGTCGAAGAGTCCATGGGCTTAAGTCCTGAACTGGAATTTTTAAGAAGAATCGGCGGAGACCTCATCATTCCTTTGAATGCAAAAGGAAAAGTGAACGGACTTCTACTCTTGGGTGAAAAGATCACCATGGGAGAGTGGATGGAAGAGGATAGAGACTTCCTCACAACTCTTTCCACTCTTGCAGGAATTGCGGTAGAGAACTCTAGACTGTACGAACTTGCTACCGTAGACATGATGACCGGTTTGAAAGTACATCACTACTTCCAAACTAAACTCAAAGAAGAGATGGAACGTTGTCGTAAAAAGAGAACGAATCTTGCTCTTCTATTCACTGATGTGGACAACTTCAAAAAGTTCAATGATACTCATGGACACCAGGCAGGTGACCAAGTCTTGATAGAAGTTGCAGCAAGGTTGATCCAATGTGCGGGTAAACATGATATTGCTGCCAGATATGGTGGAGAGGAATTCTGTTTAGTTATGCCTGGAGCGGACTTAAAACGTGGTTTCGAAATGGGAGAACGTTTGAGAAAGGCGGTGGAAACTGCTTCTATTCCGAATCCAAACGGAGGCCCTGATTTCCAAGTTACTCTTTCTATAGGAGTTTCCGAGTTTTGGACAAGCGACCGAAACAATAAGGACCTGATAGAAAGGGCGGATAAGGCACTTTACGAAGCAAAACACTCCGGTAAAAACAAGACCATTTCCTTCCAAATCCCGGTCCAGAACTAG
- a CDS encoding retropepsin-like aspartic protease: protein MFFLPNRTFKKQTILSKIILGIFFFYVAGCTTFDFRNLFSGYIRYEKEAGGIWVRLPLKEVDHLPVIYLSLDKDREPLRFLIDTGAFVSFLSEDHVPENSPKRVLSASFPGGSVQSVRRTIRNDLFIGGIRPFESVEFYSHVFPKELRVDGILGMNAFLGSVIVLDLPDRISIWRSSTASPAPGFLEENLFPMFLKSGQPSAVLLRPPGTRKESWILDTGAEYSVLDWDTIKSDHSTEYVEGKEATVFNFGGGRLKAKIRTLRPFCPVFVKNDSEGIGFCTPELEVFPGGIPPDALHSDHRRGIVGILGRNWMENYRILLDTKRSLIGIVGKESVLRNE, encoded by the coding sequence ATGTTTTTTCTTCCGAATCGTACATTCAAAAAACAGACTATTCTATCCAAGATCATCCTTGGGATATTCTTCTTTTATGTAGCAGGATGTACTACTTTTGATTTTCGGAATTTATTCTCAGGTTATATTCGTTACGAAAAAGAGGCAGGAGGAATTTGGGTCAGACTTCCTCTAAAAGAAGTAGATCATCTTCCTGTAATTTATCTATCCTTGGACAAGGACAGAGAACCTCTTAGATTCCTGATCGATACAGGCGCATTTGTTTCGTTTCTTTCGGAAGATCATGTTCCTGAAAATTCTCCTAAAAGAGTTTTGAGCGCTAGTTTTCCTGGAGGTTCTGTTCAGTCCGTACGAAGGACAATCAGGAATGATCTGTTCATCGGTGGAATTCGGCCATTTGAGTCTGTGGAATTTTATTCTCATGTATTCCCTAAAGAACTTAGGGTAGATGGGATTTTAGGAATGAATGCATTCTTAGGTTCAGTGATTGTTTTGGATTTGCCGGATAGAATTTCAATTTGGAGATCTTCTACCGCAAGTCCAGCACCCGGTTTTTTGGAAGAAAATTTATTTCCTATGTTTTTAAAATCAGGTCAACCTTCTGCGGTCCTTCTTCGTCCGCCAGGAACCAGGAAAGAATCTTGGATCTTGGATACTGGAGCAGAATACAGCGTCCTAGACTGGGACACAATCAAGTCAGATCATTCTACAGAATATGTAGAGGGAAAAGAAGCCACAGTATTCAACTTTGGCGGAGGTAGACTAAAGGCAAAGATCAGAACTCTTAGGCCTTTTTGTCCCGTTTTTGTGAAAAATGATTCTGAAGGAATAGGCTTCTGCACTCCTGAATTAGAGGTATTTCCTGGGGGAATTCCTCCTGATGCTTTACATTCGGACCATAGACGAGGGATCGTAGGGATCTTAGGCCGGAATTGGATGGAAAACTATCGAATTCTTTTGGACACAAAAAGGAGTCTTATTGGTATAGTAGGAAAGGAATCGGTCTTAAGGAATGAATAA
- the mnmA gene encoding tRNA 2-thiouridine(34) synthase MnmA, with product MNKGKIIVAMSGGVDSAVTAGLLMEEGYEVIGVNLRTWEYEAPACDTTKKSCCSPEDIRDARDVGLSLNIPFYVIKMEKLFQEKVIDRFVNDYKEGKTPNPCVECNTFVKFGALFEKAQALGIDKIATGHYANIVEIDGRYAVSNAQDMNKNQAYYLYGLSQENLKNTVFPLGGMTKPEVREIARRMGLPVAEKAESQEICFIPENDYRKFLAKKNIDFTPGVFKLQDGQVIGEHSGKENFTIGQRKGLGIAWKAPLYVISIQDDGTVVLAEEKQTFVGSFIVEDLNLQAWAPVLETESSECRVQVRYRSRPIKAKVVRNENFIEVFPLEEVKGVAPGQSAVFYPNDSDYLLAGGIIRKGSVTTYEKSDLTILENSELGVSVLP from the coding sequence ATGAATAAGGGTAAGATCATAGTAGCGATGAGTGGAGGGGTAGACAGTGCTGTCACTGCAGGCCTACTCATGGAAGAAGGTTACGAAGTGATCGGGGTCAACCTACGTACTTGGGAATATGAGGCACCTGCCTGCGATACCACTAAAAAATCCTGCTGTTCTCCAGAAGATATTAGAGACGCGAGAGATGTTGGTCTCTCTTTAAACATACCTTTTTATGTGATCAAGATGGAGAAACTTTTCCAAGAGAAGGTCATAGACAGATTTGTAAATGACTACAAGGAAGGGAAGACCCCGAATCCTTGTGTGGAATGTAATACTTTCGTGAAGTTCGGTGCCTTATTCGAAAAGGCGCAAGCATTAGGAATTGATAAAATTGCTACGGGGCATTATGCAAATATCGTAGAGATAGATGGAAGATATGCTGTGTCCAATGCTCAGGACATGAATAAGAACCAAGCATATTATCTTTATGGTTTGTCCCAAGAGAATCTTAAAAATACAGTTTTTCCTTTGGGTGGAATGACCAAACCTGAAGTGCGTGAGATCGCAAGAAGAATGGGACTTCCAGTTGCTGAAAAAGCAGAATCCCAAGAGATTTGTTTTATTCCTGAAAACGATTATAGAAAGTTTTTAGCTAAGAAAAATATTGATTTCACTCCTGGAGTTTTCAAATTACAGGATGGACAAGTAATCGGAGAACATTCCGGAAAAGAAAACTTTACCATAGGACAAAGAAAAGGTCTTGGTATTGCTTGGAAGGCTCCTCTATATGTGATCTCTATCCAAGACGATGGAACAGTTGTTTTGGCAGAAGAAAAACAAACCTTCGTAGGATCTTTTATTGTTGAAGATCTAAATCTGCAAGCTTGGGCTCCTGTTCTCGAAACTGAAAGTTCTGAATGTAGAGTTCAAGTACGATACCGTTCTCGTCCTATCAAAGCTAAAGTAGTACGTAACGAAAACTTTATAGAAGTATTTCCGTTGGAAGAAGTAAAAGGTGTGGCTCCAGGCCAATCCGCAGTCTTCTATCCAAATGATTCTGATTATTTACTCGCAGGTGGGATCATCCGAAAAGGAAGTGTGACCACTTACGAAAAATCAGATCTTACTATTTTAGAAAATTCGGAATTAGGAGTAAGCGTTCTTCCGTGA
- a CDS encoding alpha-hydroxy-acid oxidizing protein: protein MRSKRSSVSKKIAGKTILIIGGGLLQVPIIQTAKTMLLRTVVADMNPEAPGLKICDLPLIMSTKDIEGMVREAKKLSATTKIDGVITAGTDASMTVAAVANALDLPGIRFVDAEAASNKVKMRERLKKAGVPIPGFAPVWSIQDTRDALEFLQFPLVMKPADNMGARGVVKVNNREELQAAFKHAKKYSPTGEMILEEYMPGPEVSVDALAWDGKYMITGLADRIIEREPYFIEMGHNMPSALSPEIQKEIEDVMFRGMQALGIRRGAGKGDIKVTPTGVKVGEIAARLSGGFMSAFTFPLSSGINLNRAAILIALGEEPDNLEPLFHRVSIERALLAPKGKLLAIDGLEEAKKIEGVTDIYLLHKVGDIIPEPTNNIEKTGHVIISAENLTQAESVFSKVLETIKFTCDELYSISEKEIAANARIRFGKEICWVCKVCDGTDCASGVPGMGGVGRMLSFQDNTKALEEYSILPRYIRDNVQASTESLFLGQKLSTSFMCAPMTGAITNMSGAMDEYTLAAVLLEGCLASGSLAWLGDGASPEKYLIILEALKKVEGKGILICKPREDEGLIKERFQEAEAQGVLALGMDIDAVNFKTLVQKKIPSVTRGVDALSKIRSYTKLPFILKGVMSPEDAILAKEAGADAIVVSNHGGRVLDDMPGTARVLPLIREALGPDFPISVDGGVRSGADVFKMHALGANNVLVGRPMAISAVGGGVAGVRFLVGQYTEGLAQAMNTVGVSKISEIRKEFIFRKKEETSS, encoded by the coding sequence ATTAGGAGTAAGCGTTCTTCCGTGAGTAAAAAAATCGCAGGTAAGACGATCCTAATTATAGGCGGAGGACTTTTACAAGTCCCAATCATCCAAACAGCAAAAACGATGCTTCTTAGGACAGTGGTGGCGGATATGAATCCGGAGGCACCTGGTCTGAAAATTTGTGATCTTCCTCTTATCATGTCCACTAAGGACATAGAAGGAATGGTAAGAGAGGCGAAAAAATTATCCGCTACTACTAAAATAGATGGAGTTATTACTGCTGGAACAGATGCGAGTATGACTGTTGCCGCAGTGGCTAACGCTTTGGATCTTCCTGGGATCCGTTTTGTGGATGCAGAGGCTGCTTCCAATAAAGTAAAAATGAGAGAACGCCTGAAAAAAGCAGGTGTTCCTATTCCTGGATTTGCTCCTGTTTGGAGTATCCAAGATACTCGTGACGCGTTGGAATTCCTACAATTCCCATTGGTAATGAAACCCGCAGACAATATGGGCGCTCGCGGAGTTGTAAAAGTAAATAATAGAGAAGAACTACAGGCCGCATTCAAACATGCAAAAAAATATTCTCCTACTGGAGAGATGATCCTAGAAGAATATATGCCTGGTCCCGAAGTTTCTGTGGATGCACTTGCTTGGGACGGAAAATATATGATCACTGGTCTTGCTGACCGTATCATAGAAAGAGAGCCTTATTTTATAGAGATGGGCCATAATATGCCTTCCGCTCTTTCTCCTGAGATCCAAAAAGAAATAGAAGATGTGATGTTCAGAGGAATGCAAGCTCTTGGGATCAGAAGAGGTGCGGGGAAGGGAGATATCAAAGTAACTCCTACCGGTGTAAAAGTGGGAGAGATCGCTGCAAGACTGTCCGGTGGATTCATGTCTGCATTTACTTTTCCTCTATCCAGTGGTATCAATTTAAACAGAGCCGCAATCTTAATCGCTCTTGGCGAAGAGCCGGATAATTTAGAGCCATTATTTCATAGAGTTTCTATTGAGAGAGCGTTACTTGCTCCTAAGGGGAAACTTCTCGCAATCGATGGATTGGAAGAAGCTAAGAAGATAGAAGGTGTAACTGATATTTATCTCTTACACAAAGTGGGAGATATTATCCCTGAACCCACGAATAATATTGAAAAAACCGGGCATGTAATCATCTCCGCAGAGAATTTAACCCAAGCAGAGAGTGTATTCTCCAAAGTATTAGAAACTATTAAATTTACTTGTGATGAATTATATTCTATTTCTGAAAAAGAAATAGCAGCTAATGCAAGGATCCGTTTCGGAAAAGAGATTTGTTGGGTCTGCAAGGTTTGTGATGGAACAGACTGTGCTTCGGGAGTTCCCGGAATGGGCGGTGTTGGAAGAATGCTCAGCTTCCAGGACAATACAAAGGCTTTAGAAGAATATTCAATTCTTCCCAGATATATCCGAGACAATGTGCAAGCAAGCACTGAGAGCCTATTTTTAGGACAGAAATTATCTACTTCTTTCATGTGCGCTCCTATGACAGGTGCGATCACAAATATGAGCGGTGCCATGGATGAGTATACTTTGGCTGCGGTCTTATTGGAAGGGTGTTTAGCTTCTGGCAGCTTAGCATGGTTAGGCGACGGTGCAAGTCCCGAAAAATATCTGATCATTCTGGAAGCTCTCAAAAAAGTAGAAGGAAAAGGGATCCTTATCTGCAAACCTCGTGAAGACGAAGGACTAATTAAGGAAAGATTCCAAGAAGCGGAGGCGCAAGGTGTTCTTGCACTTGGTATGGACATAGATGCGGTGAATTTCAAAACACTGGTCCAGAAAAAAATTCCTTCTGTTACAAGAGGAGTCGATGCTCTTTCTAAAATACGTTCTTATACAAAACTACCTTTTATCTTAAAAGGTGTGATGAGCCCAGAAGATGCGATCCTTGCGAAAGAGGCGGGAGCAGATGCAATCGTTGTTTCCAATCATGGAGGCAGGGTTTTGGACGATATGCCTGGGACTGCCAGAGTTCTTCCTTTGATCCGTGAGGCATTAGGTCCTGATTTTCCTATCTCCGTGGACGGAGGGGTGAGAAGTGGCGCAGACGTTTTTAAAATGCATGCATTAGGCGCAAACAATGTCCTTGTTGGAAGACCCATGGCGATTTCCGCAGTCGGGGGCGGCGTGGCAGGAGTCAGATTTTTGGTGGGTCAATACACAGAAGGTTTGGCACAGGCAATGAATACTGTAGGGGTTTCCAAAATTTCCGAGATTAGGAAAGAATTTATTTTCAGAAAAAAAGAAGAAACTTCTTCTTAA
- a CDS encoding PilZ domain-containing protein: protein MDRTVKETDALTKILQTLFARLPVSVEIKGRSYPAKIVGIKDGLYLLASLPGKSEGEKTRILFLTHNNHFFHGVFTVVQRNAGNGLELLRIQAVKVSEAKRAQGRVELEGGGGEPIILTNIINQLHLRRSLGFIDKVVEGILQKHSKKMKETYPDSVIYFSDRMDNRLRIMYNFEQSIFVTNRLERSSGGAGQDFVPIEEYLKLLALNKIESRFISEISVLIRYKNYTPLGYVQVLSDKPMDTEDYNKITLFAAAISRDVIASGFFQESKERCMAEDISRSGLGFFHPQSIFFSRSFAVGEILLCDLQLNQELRGTYRAVIRNITNTDKMFRIGLQFFNLNSKEEEILNQFVDSRLGPGEGSQAPESSVQDPGPPNGAESTPEMETISEEVPDMGFEGEEESV from the coding sequence TTGGATAGGACAGTCAAAGAAACAGATGCTCTGACTAAAATCCTCCAAACATTGTTTGCGAGACTGCCTGTTTCTGTGGAAATTAAAGGCAGGTCTTATCCAGCAAAAATTGTAGGGATCAAAGATGGTCTCTATCTTTTGGCTTCTCTTCCAGGAAAATCGGAAGGGGAAAAGACTCGGATCCTATTTCTCACTCATAATAATCATTTTTTCCATGGTGTGTTTACCGTTGTCCAAAGAAATGCTGGCAACGGTTTAGAATTACTTCGTATCCAAGCGGTAAAAGTCAGCGAGGCAAAACGTGCTCAAGGTAGGGTAGAGCTGGAAGGCGGAGGAGGGGAGCCTATAATTCTCACCAATATTATCAATCAACTTCACTTAAGACGTTCATTAGGTTTTATTGATAAGGTTGTAGAGGGTATCCTGCAGAAACATTCCAAAAAGATGAAGGAAACCTATCCTGATTCTGTGATCTATTTTTCAGATAGAATGGATAACCGTCTTAGGATCATGTATAACTTTGAACAATCCATCTTTGTTACCAATCGTTTGGAAAGAAGTTCGGGTGGAGCCGGACAAGACTTTGTCCCAATCGAAGAATATCTGAAACTTCTGGCGTTGAATAAGATTGAATCCAGATTTATTTCCGAAATTTCAGTTTTAATACGTTATAAAAATTATACTCCACTTGGTTATGTGCAGGTTCTCTCGGATAAACCAATGGATACGGAAGATTATAATAAGATCACATTATTCGCTGCTGCAATTTCAAGAGATGTGATTGCTTCAGGATTCTTCCAGGAATCCAAAGAAAGATGTATGGCAGAAGACATCAGTAGAAGTGGACTCGGATTTTTCCATCCACAATCTATTTTCTTTTCCAGAAGTTTTGCAGTTGGGGAAATACTACTTTGTGATCTACAGCTGAACCAAGAGTTAAGAGGAACCTATAGAGCAGTTATCCGAAATATCACGAACACTGATAAAATGTTTCGTATAGGTTTACAATTTTTCAATTTGAATTCTAAGGAAGAAGAGATCCTGAACCAATTCGTAGATTCAAGACTAGGGCCGGGAGAAGGTTCCCAGGCTCCTGAATCAAGCGTGCAAGATCCAGGCCCTCCTAACGGAGCGGAATCTACTCCTGAGATGGAAACAATTTCAGAAGAAGTTCCTGATATGGGTTTTGAAGGAGAAGAAGAGTCTGTCTAA
- a CDS encoding pseudouridine synthase: MGKEEAGTRLDVFLASRFTYQSRSNWRKILEEGKILVQGKPAKPSYSIKDGDEILYLPGESFEPPVITDFKILYEDSRYIAVEKSGDIPIHSAGRYRKNNLTDLIQEDPRFEKIYTIHRLDRETSGVVVFGKDSEAASKLAELFSKRKINKTYISYVWGNFPISVSAKGYLISDPSSLIRKKRKFIFENSFQKLETPEEDFETSETNFRKIGEGTFQGLPFSKVYCFPKTGRLHQIRATLYSLGFPLIGDKIYGKDEGAFLEFIEGKDPDLISKLGMNRQALHSSSLKFIHPFTGIKIKIRSNLPEDFPE; the protein is encoded by the coding sequence ATTGGAAAAGAAGAGGCAGGTACTCGACTCGATGTATTTCTTGCTTCCAGATTCACATACCAATCCAGGTCCAATTGGAGAAAAATATTAGAAGAAGGTAAAATACTAGTACAAGGAAAACCTGCAAAACCTTCTTACTCGATCAAAGATGGAGACGAGATACTTTATCTTCCTGGAGAAAGTTTTGAACCTCCTGTCATTACTGACTTTAAAATTCTATATGAAGATTCTCGCTACATTGCAGTAGAAAAATCAGGAGATATACCGATCCATAGTGCCGGAAGATATAGAAAGAATAATCTCACAGATCTAATCCAAGAAGATCCTCGTTTCGAAAAAATTTACACCATCCACAGATTGGACAGAGAAACTTCTGGAGTAGTTGTTTTTGGAAAAGATTCAGAAGCAGCTTCTAAATTGGCAGAGCTGTTTTCTAAAAGGAAAATAAATAAAACCTATATTTCTTATGTTTGGGGAAATTTCCCGATATCCGTTAGCGCAAAAGGATATTTGATTTCGGACCCTTCTTCTTTGATCCGTAAAAAAAGAAAATTTATCTTTGAGAACTCTTTTCAAAAATTAGAAACTCCAGAAGAAGATTTTGAGACTTCAGAAACTAATTTTAGAAAAATTGGAGAAGGTACGTTTCAAGGTTTACCTTTTTCTAAAGTGTACTGTTTTCCGAAAACCGGAAGACTTCATCAAATCAGAGCCACATTATATTCATTAGGGTTTCCTTTAATTGGAGATAAAATTTATGGAAAGGACGAGGGTGCATTTCTGGAATTTATAGAAGGAAAAGACCCGGATTTGATCTCTAAACTTGGAATGAATAGACAGGCATTACATTCCAGTTCTCTAAAATTTATTCATCCATTTACTGGGATCAAAATAAAGATTAGATCTAATTTGCCGGAGGATTTTCCGGAATGA
- the nhaC gene encoding Na+/H+ antiporter NhaC, producing MNEKPGFWISLFPLGFLILSLSIAGYLFGSGIAEGPAQILLFSAGAISAGISRLRGISWEKIENTVLDSLRNVLQPILILLLIGTLIGIWIRSGIVPALIVWGLELLKPEIFLPSALILSSVVSLATGSSWSTAGTIGVALIGVGAGLGKPLGMVAGAVVSGAYFGDKLSPFSETTNLASSITGVSILSHIRNMARTTLPAFGICLLAFGFLGWGGSQGGTEAAIGPVISALKAEFQISWVLLFPPLLTFFLIYFRVSAIPSIFIGILSGGVCFLLTQSNIYANSLNFQDAASAAFKNLVSAASEGTKVKTGHVVVDGLLSRGGMSSMLSTVWLIISAMFYAGIMEGGGMTQVLAEKVLNWAKARGSLFAATVFTCMGTNLFCADQYLAIVVPGKMFKEAYSRKGLDPRNLSRCLEDSGTMTSALVPWNSCGSFMATALGVPTLVYLPYAFLNLLSPLFSLVTGWTGWGLAGKDPEAKKEIS from the coding sequence ATGAACGAAAAACCAGGATTTTGGATCTCTTTATTCCCTCTTGGATTTTTGATCCTTTCTTTAAGTATCGCAGGATATTTATTCGGGAGTGGTATCGCAGAAGGTCCTGCTCAAATTTTATTATTTAGCGCGGGCGCAATCTCCGCAGGAATTTCTAGACTTAGAGGAATTTCTTGGGAGAAGATAGAAAATACGGTTCTGGATTCCCTACGAAATGTTCTTCAGCCAATACTCATTTTGCTTTTGATAGGTACATTGATCGGGATCTGGATACGTTCCGGAATTGTTCCTGCGCTAATAGTCTGGGGATTGGAATTATTAAAACCTGAGATATTTTTACCTTCTGCACTCATCTTATCTTCTGTTGTTTCTTTAGCTACAGGAAGTTCTTGGTCTACCGCAGGAACTATTGGTGTCGCATTGATTGGAGTTGGTGCAGGACTCGGAAAACCTTTGGGAATGGTAGCGGGAGCAGTAGTCTCAGGAGCATATTTCGGAGACAAACTTTCTCCTTTTTCCGAAACTACTAATCTTGCATCTTCCATCACTGGAGTTTCAATTCTATCACATATACGTAATATGGCCAGGACCACTTTGCCAGCTTTTGGGATTTGCCTTTTGGCATTCGGGTTTTTAGGCTGGGGAGGAAGCCAAGGAGGAACAGAAGCCGCAATAGGTCCTGTGATCTCAGCTTTGAAAGCAGAATTCCAAATTTCTTGGGTTTTACTTTTTCCGCCGCTTCTCACATTCTTTCTCATCTATTTTAGAGTTTCTGCAATACCTTCTATCTTTATTGGGATTTTGAGCGGAGGAGTTTGTTTTCTTCTGACCCAGTCAAATATATATGCAAATTCTTTAAACTTTCAAGATGCTGCCTCTGCCGCTTTTAAAAATTTGGTATCTGCCGCTTCCGAAGGAACAAAAGTAAAAACAGGACATGTGGTCGTAGACGGGTTATTATCCAGAGGCGGAATGTCTTCTATGCTTTCCACAGTTTGGCTGATTATCTCGGCCATGTTTTACGCAGGGATCATGGAAGGTGGCGGAATGACCCAAGTTTTGGCGGAGAAGGTTCTAAACTGGGCAAAGGCAAGAGGTTCATTATTTGCTGCTACAGTATTTACTTGTATGGGAACCAATTTATTCTGCGCGGATCAATATCTTGCGATAGTAGTTCCAGGCAAAATGTTCAAAGAAGCTTATTCCAGGAAAGGGTTGGATCCTAGAAATCTTTCTAGATGTTTAGAGGATTCAGGAACAATGACTTCTGCTTTAGTTCCTTGGAATTCCTGCGGTTCCTTTATGGCTACCGCCTTAGGAGTTCCTACCCTTGTGTATCTTCCTTACGCATTCTTAAATTTACTTTCTCCTTTGTTTTCCTTAGTTACTGGATGGACCGGTTGGGGCCTGGCTGGAAAAGATCCGGAAGCTAAAAAAGAGATTTCCTGA